GGTGCGCTGGGGGGAAGACCGGCTCGCGAAGACCCGGAGCATGGCTCCAGCACAATGCATGCAGAGGGAAGAAGGGATCGCATGACACCGAAAGAGGAACTCCAGACGGAAGAACGGCGGGAACTGGGGATACCCCGCACGGCGGCGTGGTTCGAGGGCTTTGTGGCCTCCTATGCCGATCCGGAGGGAACGCTCCACCCCATGATGGAGCTGAAGCGCAAACACAGCTACCGGGTGGCCGGGTTCGCCAGGCGTATCGCCGAGGGGCTGGAATGGGAACCACGCCTGCGGCAGCTGGCGACCGCCGTGGGGCTTCTCCACGATGTGGGGCGCTTCCCCCAGTACGCCACCTGGCAGACCTTCCTGGACCGAAAGTCCGTGGACCACGGCGAGGAGGGCTATCGGGCGCTCACGAAAGGCTTCCCCTTCGGCGAACTCTGTCCGGAAGAGAAGGAAGAGCTGCTCGCCGCCGTGCGGTACCACAACAAGAAGAGCCTTCCCGACGATCTGCCGGAAGCGTATCTGCCGCTGGCCCGGCTGATCCGGGATGCCGACAAGCTGGATGTCTTCGAGGTGGTGGGTGTCCACATCGACGCGGGAACCATCGGAGAGCTGCTGCCCGGTATCGACAGGGAGGGCCCCGTCTCGCCCGCCGTGGCCGACGAGGTCCGGGCGACCGGCCAGGCCTCCTACGACAATGTCTCCAGTCTGCGGGACTTCCTCACCGTCCAGCTCACCTGGGTCTACGACCTGAACTATCCGCCCTCTTTTGGTATACTTTCGGAACGCAACTCGCTGCGCCACCTGGTGCGCTTTCTCCAGCCCCAGCCGCAGGTGGCGGACCTGGTGGCCAGTGCGCTGGACCACGTGGAACGCGCCTCGGCGCAACCGTGAACACAGGACAACGACTGGATATCCCCAGCCCACAACAAGAGGAGTGACCACATGAATTTTGCATGGAAGAACGCCTGGAACCGACGGACGCGGCAGTTACGGCCCTCGGTAATCCAGGAGATGATGGACCTGGCGCGGCAGCCCGGCGCGCTCTCCTTCACCGCCGGCGAACCCTCCGGGGACCTCTACCCCACCTGCGAACTCCGGACCTGCCTGGACCGGACCCTGGCGGCCCACCCGGAGAGCCTGGGCTATCCGCCCATCAAGGGCTACATCGGCCTGCGGGAGTGGATCGCCGACAGGATGCAACGCAACAGCATCTCCCGGGACAGGGTAGACCCCGAGGGGATACTGGTGACCAACGGCTCCCAGGGCAGCATCAACCAGATGGCCCAGCTCTTCCTCGAAGAGGGGGACGCCATCATGCTGGAGGATCCCTCCTACCCGGAGGCCATGACCACCTTCCGGCGGGAATGCGCCGATCTGCTGCCGGTCCCCATGGACGAACACGGCCCGCTGCCGGAAGCCATGGAACGGCACCTGCACCAGAAGAAGGTGCGCTTTTTCTACACCATCCCCACCTACCAGAACCCCATGGGCTGCTCCACCAGTGTGGAGCGCAAGAAGGCCATCCTCGAACTGGCCCGGAAGCACGATTTCTTCATCGTCGAGGACGACCCCTACCGGGATCTCTGCTACGAGGGGACACCGCCGGAGACCTACCTGCACCTCGCCGGCAACGACGACCGGGTCATCTACCTGGGCAGCCTCTCCAAGGTGCTCGCCCCCGGTATCCGCTGCGGCTGGATGGCCGCCCCGCGGGAGGTGGCCGACAAGGCGGTGCAGCTGCGGCTGACCCTGGAGATCGGCATGCCCGAGTTCCTCCACCGCGCCGTCCACGAGCTGCTGACCACAACGGACTTCGACGGACATCTGACGGCACTCCGGGACACCTACCGCAGTCGCCGGGACGCCCTCGTCGCGGCCGTGGACAGGCACCTCGTTCCTATGGGCCTCTCCTACCCGCGGCCTGAAGGCGGTTTCTTCCTCTGGGCCACCGGGGAACGCATCGGCAGGGACAGCATGGCCTTCGCCCGCTTTGCGGCCAAAGAGGAGAAGGCCGCCGTCGTCCCCGGCGTGATCTTCAACACCGACCCCGACGCCTCAGCCCCGGCGATCCGGCTCTCCTTCGCCAAGGCCTCCGAAGACCAGACCGACGAAGGCATGCGCCGCATCGCCAAGGCCCTGGAACGCTTCGCCTCCGCCTAGTCGGCCGAACAAGGAAGAACAAGGGGGGCAGCTACGCACCAGGCGCTCCTGCGCAGCTGTCCCCCTCACATTCTCCACCGGCCGGACAGAACCGCCTTCAAAATCGGGGACGAACCCGCACAGGCAGGTTCGTCCCTATTCTTCCTTTTCTATGTTCTCGCCCAGAACGTACATCTCTCCGCTTCCCACAGAGGTCTTGATCTGTCCCTCAAGCCGGAGTGGAGTGCCCTCCTTCTGGGTTTCCAGCCACTCTTTGAGCTCCTCGTCATAGACACGGACCATAATGAAATCGTGGCGCGGATTGCCCCGGTTGTCCATGCTGTCCTGCTTGAGGGAGAAGCGGAGGTAGTCGCCGAGGCGGTTCTCCTGGTGCTGGGCGCCCTTGACGAAGTGCAGCGCTCCCACAAGCCGAACGGAATTCATAGGTGAAGCCATCGCAATCATCCCCTTTCGGTGAAATCGCGTTTTCTGTACTGTGTACTATACCCCAATCGGCGGAAAAGAAATACCGCCGACGAGACTTTCAGAATCGTACATCAAAACCGGTCAGTTCGTCGGAAGGCTTTTCATCGTGGGCTTCCACGTGCTGGACTACGGCCATACGCGGCCCCCGCTCGGCCCAGGATTCCATGGTATACACGGCGGTGGGCTCGCCCTGGATAACGAGTTCCACCCGTCCGTCCGCCAGGTTGCGCACCCAGCCTGCTACCCCGAGCTCGCGTGCCTTATGCACTGCCGTATGCCTGAAGCCGATTCCCTGTACCATACCGGCCAGGAAGAGGTGACGACGTATCCTGTCCATAGAATTCCTCCTCTTGCCTATCATTCTCTATCCCAAGGATACCATTACTGTGGTAGGATAGTGGAGTCAATTCCACACTGGAACGCACACACATTCAAAACAAGTGAAGGAGGAGATTGGTATGAACGCTGCACCAGTAAAGAGACGTCTCATGACCGCCGCCGTAACAGCCGTGGCACTTCTGTTCGCCCTATCCTGCGCCGCATTCGCCGCCGCACCGGACGTGGAGTATATCGCACCGGGCCCCTCGTACTTTACGGGAGAAGACCCCCACGTGGTAATCCACCTCAGCTCCGTGGCGGGCTGGGCCAAGGGGATCGATACCATCAGGGCCACGCTGACCCCGGAAGGGACGCCGCCGCCCCCGAAGGAATACAACGATGTAATGCAGTTTTTCAGCCGCCTCGGCGAGACCCGGATCGTCGGCGGGCAGCGCGGACTGCTGCTGATGTACCGTGGTGTGACAGAGGTCGACGGCGAGACCTTCAGGGAGCAGTACGATCACTTTATCAGCCTCCTTCAGGGGGAAGGGGTGGACAAGGCCACCTTCGAAGCCGACCTCGGCGAGAACGTCACTCCTCTGAATATCCTCGATTCCGAGGGCGTCACCATCTACACCGCGCTGCTCACCCTTGAAGAGGGCGTCTACCTGCTCACCGCCGAGAGCCTCTCCGGCCTGAGCGACCTCGGCAGGAGGGGCGCCTACGAGCAGGAGCGCGCTGCCTCCGAATCAAAGGACAAAGAGGCTGCAGATGAGCCCGACCAGAGCTTCGTCCGGTTCGTCTACCCCGACGTGATGGAGGTCTTCGAAGACTTCCCGCTCCTCAAGTCGGAGGATCAGCTACCTGACGAGCCCTTCGTCGCCGAAATCACCTTCCGCAAGGACGAGTACGGCGCCTCGGCCAACTTCGACAGCAACGCGGCCCAGTTCTTCCGGGAGGAGGCCATGACCGCAGAGGGTGCGCCGGAACCCTCCTTCATCGGCGGGGACGCCATCCTTGGCTTTCTCACCCTTCCCGGC
The nucleotide sequence above comes from Synergistales bacterium. Encoded proteins:
- a CDS encoding HD domain-containing protein codes for the protein MTPKEELQTEERRELGIPRTAAWFEGFVASYADPEGTLHPMMELKRKHSYRVAGFARRIAEGLEWEPRLRQLATAVGLLHDVGRFPQYATWQTFLDRKSVDHGEEGYRALTKGFPFGELCPEEKEELLAAVRYHNKKSLPDDLPEAYLPLARLIRDADKLDVFEVVGVHIDAGTIGELLPGIDREGPVSPAVADEVRATGQASYDNVSSLRDFLTVQLTWVYDLNYPPSFGILSERNSLRHLVRFLQPQPQVADLVASALDHVERASAQP
- a CDS encoding PLP-dependent aminotransferase family protein encodes the protein MNFAWKNAWNRRTRQLRPSVIQEMMDLARQPGALSFTAGEPSGDLYPTCELRTCLDRTLAAHPESLGYPPIKGYIGLREWIADRMQRNSISRDRVDPEGILVTNGSQGSINQMAQLFLEEGDAIMLEDPSYPEAMTTFRRECADLLPVPMDEHGPLPEAMERHLHQKKVRFFYTIPTYQNPMGCSTSVERKKAILELARKHDFFIVEDDPYRDLCYEGTPPETYLHLAGNDDRVIYLGSLSKVLAPGIRCGWMAAPREVADKAVQLRLTLEIGMPEFLHRAVHELLTTTDFDGHLTALRDTYRSRRDALVAAVDRHLVPMGLSYPRPEGGFFLWATGERIGRDSMAFARFAAKEEKAAVVPGVIFNTDPDASAPAIRLSFAKASEDQTDEGMRRIAKALERFASA
- a CDS encoding single-stranded DNA-binding protein, yielding MNSVRLVGALHFVKGAQHQENRLGDYLRFSLKQDSMDNRGNPRHDFIMVRVYDEELKEWLETQKEGTPLRLEGQIKTSVGSGEMYVLGENIEKEE
- a CDS encoding acylphosphatase, whose amino-acid sequence is MDRIRRHLFLAGMVQGIGFRHTAVHKARELGVAGWVRNLADGRVELVIQGEPTAVYTMESWAERGPRMAVVQHVEAHDEKPSDELTGFDVRF